The following are encoded in a window of Cydia strobilella chromosome 1, ilCydStro3.1, whole genome shotgun sequence genomic DNA:
- the LOC134749854 gene encoding uncharacterized protein LOC134749854, producing MTASARTLGTSAGPAQRAAPAFAAAGGAAGSARPAAVTSSRHAMAGKRAMSLTRAHSDVQYNAPRNNNSSFARNSRTMSVHATTAVDYLNKFKCAYCKDNYHPLYKCEKFNALALKERKHFVEQNKLCTNCLFIGHELKDCKSRHTCRVCTQRHHSSLHEDAPTPTVLLTTESSSSPELRSVAETSSPTPLHGATGHPSSKNCTVLLTTALVNLRPLNQGPYTPRSVRTLVDQGAQTTLISESCVQRLGLPRYSAPTGTTLTGIGGEVQPRGYVLCEVTPHNKPEPKLHIEAYILADLTSYTAYIPKSIGNIHKFQHLQNLDLADPELRSTRPVELILGSDYLDSILLLDNIKGPPGTPVAINSIFGYLIGGPISYESMKRLSVNLSTCQLDMKLQRFWELESIPEHPHLTKDELRCESIFVDTHTRDANGNYTVSLPFKENAPPLGESRAIALSRLTKLEARLSRDPALRENYNKCIQEYLDLGHMEPVTDSASPGTPPYYLPHHVVVKSSTSTTITAKSTKYRIVYDASCKTTSGRSLNDNLLTGQKLQQDISDILLKYRLHKIVFTADLKMMYRYIGLCKEHRDFHRILWRFSPHDPVKEYRMCSVTFGVASAPFLALRTLRQLAIDEAANFPLASQVLLNEVFVDDVVTGVDTVEDAITLQHQLTSICKAGTFELRKWTSNSSEFLSHLSDDASIHDDALILSALDTDASVKVLGLKWNPKSDVFSYQTDGVANSRKCTKRIMLAEIAKIYDPLGFLSPVTVFVKHLIQLLWVSGSGWDAAPPQGICDLWFRFIDELPLLQDIALPRHVLPSTHQVSLHGFSDASEKAYAACVYIRVVDSNGAISTHLLIGKTKIAPLKRLTTPRLELCGAHLLSKLIKKVLTAYSSRLSFDQVYAWSDSTITLAWLRSSPDKWRTYVSNRIAETTSNVPASHWNHVQSADNPADPASRGVLPSQLNHQLWFTGPAWLSKNESEWPKTNVVCHTDEERRKHVLLTQTNEPKSLEFIEQFSSLPRMLRVISYMLRFVNKCRKANSPTTKHVTVPETKQALSRIISLVQSECFSEDISRLKDDDRCTKRLQKLKPFLDDAGLLRVGGRINRANVPEVPTLAANLGNIGQVAEGVSVEATHVTPESRQKETTPIVNCLATEIANEETLLPTALVKAESQTGLGGEQTSEVPKYAVELKVHSLTDPTFNIVLKAYVVKKITTYLPSEKVVAPEWAALKQTKLADPTSAHHPRVDFIWPTRFGEYN from the exons ATGACCGCGTCCGCGCGTACTTTAGGTACTTCCGCGGGGCCTGCGCAGCGCGCGGCGCCCGCGTTCGCTGCGGCTGGCGGAGCGGCCGGCTCGGCCCGCCCAGCTGCGGTGACGTCATCGCGCCATGCTATGGCGGGAAAACGTGCGATGTCGCTTACTCGCGCGCACTCCGATGTGCAATATAATGCACCGCGCAATAATAACTCTTCGTTTGCGCGTAACTCGCGTACTATGAGCGTCCATGCTACAACTGCGGtggattatttaaataaatttaaatgcgcGTATTGTAAGGACAATTATCATCCTTTATATAAATGTGAGAAGTTTAATGCACTCGCTCTAAAAGAACGAAAACATTTCGTGGAACAAAATAAACTTTGTACCAATTGTTTATTCATTGGCCACGAACTAAAAGATTGCAAGTCGCGCCATACTTGCCGCGTCTGCACTCAAAGGCACCATTCTTCATTGCATGAAGATGCGCCTACTCCAACCGTCTTACTGACTACGGAGTCTTCTTCTTCCCCTGAGTTGCGCTCAGTAGCGGAAACCTCCTCGCCCACTCCATTACATGGAGCTACGGGGCATCCTTCTAGTAAGAACTGTACGGTCTTACTCACGACTGCGCTTGTAAATTTACGACCCTTGAACCAGGGGCCTTACACGCCGCGGTCCGTTCGCACCCTTGTGGATCAAGGTGCGCAGACCACGCTCATTTCTGAGTCGTGCGTCCAACGTCTCGGCCTGCCGCGGTACTCCGCGCCCACGGGCACCACTCTCACCGGTATTGGTGGCGAAGTCCAACCACGGGGTTACGTGTTGTGCGAGGTCACACCTCACAACAAACCCGAGCCGAAGCTTCACATCGAAGCTTATATCTTAGCTGACTTGACAAGCTACACTGCTTATATTCCTAAATCAATTGGGAATATTCATAAGTTTCAACACCTTCAAAATCTTGATCTAGCGGACCCAGAACTGCGCTCAACGCGGCCTGTTGAACTGATACTGGGATCTGATTATCTTGATAGCATACTGCTACTGGATAATATCAAGGGTCCACCGGGCACACCCGTGGCCATTAACAGCATTTTTGGTTATCTGATAGGTGGTCCAATTTCATATGAAAGTATGAAACGATTAAGTGTCAACTTGAGTACTTGCCAACTTGACATGAAACTTCAAAGGTTCTGGGAGTTGGAATCCATACCAGAACATCCACATCTTACAAAAGATGAATTACGCTGTGAGTCGATCTTCGTCGATACTCACACACGAGATGCAAATGGGAACTATACAGTTTCCCTACCCTTCAAGGAGAATGCTCCGCCCTTGGGCGAGTCTCGTGCTATAGCTCTCTCACGCTTAACTAAACTAGAGGCTCGCCTGTCTCGCGACCCTGCCTTGCGTGAGAACTATAATAAATGTATCCAAGAATACTTAGACTTGGGACATATGGAGCCAGTCACTGACTCAGCGAGTCCTGGCACTCCCCCCTACTATCTACCTCACCACGTCGTGGTGAAGAGTTCCACATCCACTACGATTACTGCGAAGAGTACGAAGTATCGTATTGTGTATGACGCTTCATGCAAGACTACATCAGGTCGTTCTCTTAACGATAATCTTCTCACTGGTCAGAAATTGCAGCAAGACATTTCTGATATTTTACTGAAGTACAGACTTCATAAAATAGTCTTTACGGCAGACCTCAAAATGATGTATCGCTACATCGGTCTTTGTAAAGAACACCGTGACTTCCATCGGATTCTTTGGAGATTCTCTCCCCATGATCCCGTAAAGGAATATCGTATGTGCTCTGTCACATTCGGCGTCGCTTCCGCGCCGTTCCTAGCTTTGCGAACACTTCGTCAATTAGCAATTGATGAAGCTGCTAACTTCCCACTTGCCTCGCAAGTACTCCTTAACGAAGTATTCGTTGATGATGTCGTTACTGGAGTTGATACGGTTGAAGATGCTATCACTCTTCAGCATCAACTAACTTCCATTTGTAAAGCAGGAACCTTCGAACTCCGCAAATGGACCAGTAACAGTTCTGAGTTTTTATCGCATTTAAGCGATGACGCTTCCATTCATGATGACGCTCTCATTTTGTCAGCACTTGACACTGACGCTTCTGTCAAGGTCTTAGGGCTTAAGTGGAACCCTAAATCCGACGTCTTTTCCTATCAAACGGATGGAGTGGCTAACTCACGCAAATGTACGAAACGTATAATGTTGGCAGAAATCGCTAAGATTTACGATCCCCTCGGATTTCTAAGTCCAGTGACCGTATTCGTGAAGCATTTAATCCAACTTTTATGGGTATCAGGCTCAGGTTGGGATGCTGCCCCTCCTCAGGGTATATGTGACTTGTGGTTTCGGTTCATCGACGAACTGCCGCTACTACAAGACATTGCGTTACCTCGTCACGTGCTTCCTAGCACACATCAAGTGTCACTTCATGGCTTTTCAGACGCATCTGAAAAGGCGTACGCCGCCTGCGTCTACATTCGTGTCGTTGACTCGAACGGTGCCATCAGCACCCACCTTCTCAtaggtaaaacaaaaattgCGCCTTTGAAACGGCTTACTACCCCTCGATTGGAGCTATGCGGTGCTCATCTATTgtcaaaattgataaaaaaggTCCTCACTGCTTACAGCAGTAGATTGTCTTTCGACCAAGTCTACGCTTGGTCCGATTCCACTATAACTCTTGCCTGGTTACGTTCGTCTCCAGACAAGTGGCGGACATACGTATCTAACCGCATCGCGGAGACAACAAGCAACGTGCCTGCCTCTCATTGGAACCACGTTCAATCCGCAGACAACCCCGCAGACCCCGCGTCTCGTGGTGTTCTCCCATCTCAGTTGAACCATCAACTATGGTTCACGGGACCTGCTTGGCTCAGTAAAAATGAGTCTGAGTGGCCTAAGACTAACGTCGTATGCCACACCGACGAAGAACGTCGCAAGCATGTTCTTCTCACACAAACCAATGAACCTAAGAGCTTAGAGTTCATTGAGCAATTCTCATCGCTTCCAAGGATGCTACGCGTCATTTCGTATATGTTACGATTCGTAAATAAATGTCGTAAAGCCAATAGTCCTACGACTAAACATGTCACAGTTCCTGAGACAAAACAAGCTCTCAGTCGAATTATATCACTTGTCCAAAGTGAATGCTTTTCTGAAGACATCTCGCGTCTTAAGGACGACGACAGATGTACAAAACGTCTTCAGAAACTGAAACCTTTCTTGGACGATGCCGGACTCCTCAGGGTCGGCGGCAGAATAAATCGGGCCAACGTACC GGAAGTCCCAACTTTAGCTGCCAATTTAGGGAATATAGGTCAGGTAGCTGAAGGTGTTTCGGTGGAAGCCACACACGTCACTCCAGAGAGCAGACAAAAAGAGACCACACCAATAGTCAACTGCCTTGCGACAGAGATTGCTAACGAAGAAACTTTATTACCCACAGCCCTAGTAAAGGCTGAGTCGCAGACAG GATTAGGTGGCGAACAGACCTCTGAGGTCCCTAAATATGCAGTTGAGTTAAAAGTTCATTCGCTCACCGATCCCACCTTTAATATTGTATTGAAAGCGTATGTTGTCAAGAAGATCACTACTTACCTCCCAAGTGAAAAGGTAGTAGCTCCAGAGTGGGCGGCGTTAAAGCAGACCAAGTTGGCTGATCCAAC CTCAGCGCACCACCCTAGGGTGGATTTTATCTGGCCCACTAGGTTCGGCGAATATAACTGA